Genomic window (Corynebacterium simulans):
CAAATTCAATCCCCACATCTTTTAGGGCTTTTACAAACTTTCGACTCGACAATGACAGTGGGATATCAAGGAAGCTATCTGTCTCCCGCGCGTTTAAGATTTTTATTGAGGTAATCAATCCGTCGTTTTCAAAGCCCTTAATGTCGTAGTCGATTCCCCCGATCTCACATTTGCCAAAAATTTGGCCCGTGCTGCCTATCCCGAGATAAGAAATATCCAGGTATCGGTAATCAGACAGAAGATTTTCATAGTATGAAACAGGTACAGACCGCTGCAACGGTTCAGGGACCTCAAAAGTAAATTTCATTTTCTATGGCTTCCTTAGAGAAGGGGGACTCACAACACAAGATGCTACCTACCTGTTAGAACACGCTGGCAGAGTTTAAGCCCATATGGTGAAAGCCACAGGGCAAAGAAGCCGCCCCTTCTCAGCACAAAGAAAATGAGCCGCGTGCCGCTAGCGGCCTCCGGTTCTCAGCTAAAGCCACTAGACACTCACCACTAATCCAAGAGCTATTGCCCCACTAGAAAAAGAGTTCCTGGGAGGTCACCACCGCACCTAGGGACTCTCACCGCAATTCTCCACGCTGCTTACGGAGTATATCTTGTGCTTTGCGCAGCGCAGTCTCGTTCGATTTCGTTAACTTGGAGGAAGCCTTCAGTGCGTCAAAGAACTCTTCTGATTCAGCCCATCGCGCCAATTCTTCATACGAAAATTCGGAGGCTTCGTCTTTTCTATTTATAGCCACTTCACCTGTGCTTTCGTCAACCCATACACAATGTGTTCAAACATGCTACTTGGGTTAAGGGTTAAAAGAACCGAGTTTAGTAGGAAAATACTCTGTTGAGGGTTGAGGGACAGACCCTTTTGACCCCTAACCCTCTGTTGGCACCATCGAAATAAAAACTCGAAAGGCGAGAGCGGGAGCTAGGATGTAAATCCCCACGCTTACAATCCTCGACCACTAAAGTTCAGAAAAAGAAAGAAACCGAAGGTCACGAACCCTTTCGAGTTTGTTACCTCCGGTGTCACAGTTTGTACAACTGCTCAGCGTGTGATGTTCACGATGGCAGCTCAACATGGCTTTTCAAAAAGCGTATCCCGTACTGCGGATTTGAATTCTCCCGAGAATTAACTACACCCACACCCCACCCTTGTTGGCACAAATACAGCCTTAAAATCACCGTCTCACCGGTCGGCGACAGCGTATAACACAAAGAGGTGACATGAAAAATGCCCACCTCGAAAAGTCCAGGTGAGCATTAGAACATACGTTTAAGATTATTTCCCAGACAATTAAGTCCGGGGCGGCACCTTGGCCAGGTCTCGGCCAGTGTCCTCACGGACCATGCGGAGTCGTCGTGTCATCGAGTCCTGACCTGCGGTTTTCCGCTCAAATTGCTCTTGAATTGCCAGGTTCGTCGAGGCCACCCACAGCGCGAGCGTGATGTAGAGCATCGGCTCACGCCTCACACCGCGCTTGAAAGATTCCATGCCAGTAACGTGCGGGGACTTCATGATTGAAAACCGCTGCTCAGTAATGGCGCGAGCTGCTTCATAATAAGTCGCATGCTCCCAGGAACCGGGAACAAGCCCCCACTGCGCGCGTCTCCACTGCTCAGGGGTAAACGTGTGGGTGATACTCGACTTTGCACAGCATTTATAGTGATCTGCACTCCAGCTGGGTGAAATTTCTGGTGCCTCCTCGGGTGATTGAGTCATGGACGCCGGTTTGAGTGGGCATCGCACTCGCCCCTGTACGGCGGGGCAGACCAAATCGATTTTCACCGGCTTCTCTGAATTTTCTTCCTGCTTACGAGGGCGGCCACGGCCTTGACGCGCACGATAAGGCCGTGAATTAGTCCCCATGATCAGTGGGAATAAGGATTCGAGTCGAGCATCGTGGCGTTCAAAACCGTCGTCCTCTCCAAGTAGTTCCATCGTGCGTCGAACTATTTTGCCGTCGCCTGCGATCGCACGCGCGGCAGGGCAATAAAACTCACCGGCGACTTGCAGTGGTCCACTGGCAGGTTCGTCCCCTGCAGCGCTGTCAGATGCGAAAACAGTACGCCAGGATTTGGGATAGCGAACAACGGGAGCATAGCCTGCGGCAAGAAGCTCGTCGTTAAAGTGCCTTTTGACGTTGTAGCCCATGTCGACGGTTAGCAATGGCAAACGGCCACGCGTAATGCGCTGGTCAAAACCATTTTCTTGATGAAAACGAATAGCACGCGCCAGACCCTGCACCGAACCTGAGCTGGGTTTATCGATTGAAATTCCTGTGATCACCGGGGCGACCGAGTAGACCGCTTTTGGTGGTCCGACGCGGCATACCGCAGTAATGCCAACGGCTACCCCGCCTTTGGTACTACGCCGGGTACCCAGCTCGGCGTGCAGGGAGTGGTCTTCGCGATCGCGGATGTAGTATGCACCCGAGTATGCCGCGCCGCGGTGTTTCGTATCGCGGCTGCCTAGCCCCATTGACTGGCCTGCCAGGTCAATAATAGTCTCGTCGGCGACGATATCGCCTCGATACCCCTTGGGGGCCTGCTCATGGATTGAGCCTGCCACCAGCGAGTTTACAACCTGATGGAGCCTTTCAGATGCCATCTCGGAGGCTTGCTCTTGCTCCGGAGAACGCGCAGCAATCATTCGACGATGATCCCCATTTTTCACACGGCGCGCAGGGGCATCTGGCAGTGAATCCAGTGGTTCAAGCCGCCGTGTTAGCCACATGGCAAAAGCGCGATACGAGCCCTCGCCGCAAGAAAGATCTAGGTCGAGCCGCTCCTGTTGGGCGGGGTCTAGCGTCCATAGAGTGCGCCAGATCTCCGCCATCGAAGGCACACGCCGAATCCCAATCAAAGCCAAACCCACGGTGAGCACCCCCAGCATTGAGTATTTCGGGCCGGTGGATCTCCGTCCGCCCACGCCACGGTCCTGGTGAAAATAGAATTCGATCATCCGGTGCGCACCAGATTTTTCAATCACAGCCGCGCAGCTGTCCATATAGTCCGGAGAGATCATCACCCTCTGCTCCTGCACTGCAACTGTCATTAGAGGTCCTCCCCTTTACAGTGCAGCAAAGCTCTTGCCCCATCCTCCGGCGAAAACTGCGGCAGATCCGCTTCCAAATCGTGCAAAACCCGCAGGTCAGCAATGCCTGCCATTTTCATCAGCATCGCAGCCGGCACCCCCGGGTCAGAGGCCAGCTTTACCACCCAACGGTTCCGCAGCGCCGCTGCATTAAATCCGGGAAAACCCTGCTCAACGAGCTCTTCTGCCACATGACAAATTGCATTTCGAGGCATGGAATCCCCCACAATAGGAAAAACGAAACCGCTGCCGACCTCGCGTGCCCGTGTCAAAAGGCGATGCCCTCGAACCGGGCATACCACCGGGACCACGCGAGAGATAACTCCTCTTTTTCTCACAGCGATTTGCACTACCGTGCGTTCTGCCAGCTCAAGAGGGGAAATATCGCTGCCCCGCAGATGACGGATCTCCTGAGACGACAGCCCCGCGCCCGTAGTCAGATCTAAGATCGTCAGCAGTTGCGCGCGCAGCATCGGTCGCAGGCTCGGAGCAATCGCATACAACTCATCTTCCAGTGATGTTTTCGCAGCTGGGACCGCTTTGCGTCGCGGTCCTCGTTGACGATGAGGCTCAGGGAATTCATGAGGGTACAGCGTCCGGCCTGCAGCATAGAGGATCGTCCGGTATGTGCGCTGTGACCTGCGAGAAAAGACGTCATCCCGGAACAGCCATTTATCCACTGCAGGTCGTGTCAGCGCTCGTTCTTCGTCAACCGAGCCGAAAACGATCGCCTCATCGTAGAGGTATCGCGCTACAACGCGGGCCGCCTTGACATCAGCGACCTCATCTATAGCTCGGGTGTGCGCTTGGACAAGGGCTGCACGGTCTATGGCGTCACTCCGCAGTGGTCCCGCTGGGCGCTGGATTCCGATCTCCCTCAGTCGCAGATAGCGATCTGTATCAGGCAACGTGCGTCGAGTAAGGCGGCGCACCCTCGACGGGGATGCCTGACCAATCACCGACACAGCAGGAATACTGCTACGCTTTGATTCCTCGACGACCACTGGTGCTGCTGCAAGAGCCGTGAATCTACCCACGCGCGCTCACCGCCCTCATGCTTGAGGCGTTGGACCGGGTGACACTGTTGCTAAATATTTTGAGGCATGACAAGATAGGCGTATCTCCATTCATGTAACTTGCAGTGAATTGATTGGATTCTTTCGCTCAACGTTTTGCAGAACGTCGGCGACCACAGGGCGCGATCTTGCAGGATCGGGCCCTGATTATGTTTCGGATTTGTCCGATAATTGCGATTAGGTCACAGGCGCACCCCCACGATCCCCATGTAAGAGCCCTGCCTCAGAAAGCCACTGTGTCATCACATGCGACATGGAACACCCACGCTCCGCCGATTCAGCAGAAAGCTTCGCCACGATAGGCGCAGATAAGCGTAATTCGACGCGCACAATCGCGTCGTCAGGCACTACCCGACTGACCTTACGGCCAAAATGCGCCGACGGGATTTCCATCGAGCCTCCTTCACACAGCTACCAACACGTGGCACGGATGTGCCACGAAAACACAGGCAAAAGCCTGCGCCAGCCGAAAAAACTCCGGCTAGTAGTGACATTGAAGTCACGTCAAATCAGTAGCCCTGTGTGGGCTGTGTCTTTACACGTCAAAGCGCGATCCGCATTGGGCCTTTGTAGATTGCCGAATCAATGGGCCTTTGTAGATTACCGGCTCCAACCGGCACATAACAAATCACTCAACGACTTTTGCATTTGCTCAGACTTTCAACACACGGCGATCCCAGTCAGAATTCGAGTTTCGGCCCGCGATCTATCCAGCCGGCAACCCGCCGTCAGAAAATCAAATCCGCAACCAAGGCTTCAATCATCGCAACGTCAAATGTTTGGCTTACAAAAATTACAGCAACATGTCGAATCGGAATCCCAGGTATCCAGCGGATGCAAATGACTAAAGGAATCGCGCGCTTCCTGTTAAACGATGCGGATATACTGAGATGCTAATCAATCTCGACCGATAGAGTGAAGCCCACTCAGGTCGTAAATATCCACCAACCTGGCATGTAATGCCACGGGAGTAATCGGAAGAAGCGAATCATTGGACGAACCGTTAACAACACTCACGGTTAAACTCGATCACTTCACACCCCAAGGAACGCCGATGGTGCGTTTACCAAATGGGGTGCTATTAGCCGGGGATCAAGAGATCAAGAGATTGAGCCCTAAGGTAGGCGACATCCTCGTGTATTCCTCGGGCTGGGAAATCGCATCCGACCACAGCTGGGAAGTTAAGGCCCAAATTGGGGTTATCGAACAAAAGGCCGGCCCCGACGAAGTTCTTATAAAGACTTCGGACGGGTATGCCCAGAAGTTGGTGCATAGAAATACTCGATGGAGTATGGGAGATTACGCCCTCTTCAATGAGAGCTCTTCGATTTTGAAAGTGATCCCACAAGAAGCAGCGCGAAAAAGCACTACCGAGGATGAAGACAGCGCCTCGAAGTTTCGTATTGACCTAGACCCCGAGAGATTTCATTGGGACTATTTTGTCGGCTCGCACGAGATACTGTCCGACGCAAAACGAATAGTAGAGTTGTACACCACGCCCGAGGGACGAGATTTTATCTCACAGATGAAGGTTGATCCTGTACACGGGATCCTTTTCGCAGGTCCACCGGGAACCGGGAAGACCTTTTTAGCTCAAATAATGGCAGCCCAGTCCAAGTCCGCCTTCTATTTGGTTACAACCGCGTCTCTAGGTGGTCAACTGGTAGGGCAAAGTGAAGAACGACTTGAAGCAATATACGAGGACGCAGCTAAACAAGAAATGTCGATCATTTTTGTTGATGAGATTGATGTTTTAACTAAAGACCGTTCGAATGCGTATGAACACGGTTCCCGTCTCGTTAATGTATTTCTCACGAACATGGACGGAGTAGGTGCACCTGAAAATGTCCTAACTATCGGGGCAACCAACCGTATTTCCGACATTGACCGCGCGCTGCGCCGACCCGGGAGGTTTGACCGCGAAGTATATTTTCGTCTACCGAATCAAATGGACCGTCTTGAGATTCTAAAGTCTCGCACGCCAACGCTAGCCAACGATATTGATTTCGATAAAATTTCGTCACAAACCGAAGGATGGACTGCCGCAGAACTACGGTCGATTCTCCAGTACTCAGGAGAGTTAGCTGTCATCGAAGGTCGTTCAAGAATATATAATGATCACTTTCTTTTGGGATTTGAAAAAGCAACTACCGCGCGAAATGCTCGAAAGGGCGAAGAAAAGTGAA
Coding sequences:
- a CDS encoding ATP-binding protein — encoded protein: MDEPLTTLTVKLDHFTPQGTPMVRLPNGVLLAGDQEIKRLSPKVGDILVYSSGWEIASDHSWEVKAQIGVIEQKAGPDEVLIKTSDGYAQKLVHRNTRWSMGDYALFNESSSILKVIPQEAARKSTTEDEDSASKFRIDLDPERFHWDYFVGSHEILSDAKRIVELYTTPEGRDFISQMKVDPVHGILFAGPPGTGKTFLAQIMAAQSKSAFYLVTTASLGGQLVGQSEERLEAIYEDAAKQEMSIIFVDEIDVLTKDRSNAYEHGSRLVNVFLTNMDGVGAPENVLTIGATNRISDIDRALRRPGRFDREVYFRLPNQMDRLEILKSRTPTLANDIDFDKISSQTEGWTAAELRSILQYSGELAVIEGRSRIYNDHFLLGFEKATTARNARKGEEK